The following proteins come from a genomic window of Phnomibacter ginsenosidimutans:
- a CDS encoding SusC/RagA family TonB-linked outer membrane protein: MQQVKGSTLLDAREPNLTNALSGVVAGLQVIRSSNGPAGSSKIILRGNNSLTGSNQPLIVVDGVPVDNFTGASNNDYWNPSLDMGNGLADLNADDIESISVLKGPSAAALYGTRAGNGVILITTKTGKKQNGLGITLSSTLGFESIFTNPKLQKQFAQGSDGIFQPLSSSNWGPKIAGQQETNWAGEKENLRAYDNLGNFYQQGVTQNHNLSFQQQYKSTSVYTSFNRFEDRSMIPGAKLTRTNITGRSVSKFGNDDKWTLDTKVQYSQADARNRPMGGNNWNNASSMLYSFPNTVDITRFKAGSDQFGNMIWYNTTGNQINPYWAKSNNLNSDIRDRFIMTASLKYNITDWMDVELKGGSDMYTNNSDAKTYSGSPLTTTGRYSLGKSTFNETNYSAMLSARKNNLFGKLGGNVSVGGNLMKQKASGLSSNAGELEVPNLFSINNSKGTPGFSQSYSERRINSVYGTFGVNWDGYVFLDATFRNDWSSTLSKANRSFFYPSVSLSYVVTDMFDKMGVDLPKWFTYGKLRGSYAAVGNDMGPYQLYNVYGIGRDPNGNTTASRNGILFDANVKNELIKSVEAGAELRFVNNRIGVDFTFYKSNATNQLIDLPMDPTSGYSARKINAGDIQNKGFEIMVDGQLIQNKRGFNWNISANFSRNRNLVKDIYSAGSVTQYRLGGYDDVGILAVKDALYGEIYGSKFLRVEDKGSAQYGQLILSSTGLPQRGAQNVRLGNQQATGLMGITNTFGYKGLTFAFLVDARFGGQIFSATHVYLQGNGSSSVTVKDGDRKDFVVAGVVPDGSGGYKANTVSTTPQLYWQAISQTGNLGISEANLYDASNIRLRNVQLSYDIPKSFLGKNFIQRAKVGVSCNNVWLIKSHMNGLDPESVFATGTNATGFENASPPTNRTFLINLSLSF, encoded by the coding sequence GTGCAGCAAGTAAAAGGTTCTACCCTGCTGGATGCCCGTGAACCCAACCTTACCAACGCTTTGAGTGGTGTGGTTGCAGGTTTGCAGGTAATCCGTTCCAGCAATGGTCCTGCGGGTTCTTCTAAAATTATTTTGCGTGGTAACAACTCGTTGACTGGTAGTAACCAACCACTGATTGTAGTGGATGGGGTACCCGTAGACAACTTTACCGGTGCCAGCAACAATGATTACTGGAACCCTTCATTGGACATGGGTAACGGTTTGGCCGACCTGAATGCCGACGATATCGAAAGCATTTCTGTACTGAAAGGACCATCCGCTGCGGCTTTGTATGGTACCCGTGCCGGTAATGGTGTAATCCTGATTACAACTAAAACTGGTAAAAAGCAAAACGGTTTGGGTATTACGCTTTCTTCTACACTGGGCTTCGAAAGCATTTTTACCAACCCCAAGTTGCAGAAGCAGTTTGCGCAAGGTTCTGATGGTATCTTCCAGCCGCTTTCTTCTTCAAACTGGGGACCAAAAATTGCCGGTCAGCAGGAGACCAACTGGGCAGGCGAAAAGGAAAACCTCCGTGCTTACGACAACCTCGGTAATTTCTATCAGCAGGGTGTTACGCAAAACCACAACCTGTCTTTCCAGCAGCAATACAAGTCTACTTCGGTGTACACTTCTTTCAACCGTTTTGAAGACCGCAGTATGATTCCTGGTGCAAAGCTTACCCGTACCAACATTACCGGTAGAAGCGTTAGCAAATTTGGCAACGACGACAAGTGGACATTGGATACGAAAGTGCAGTATTCACAGGCAGATGCCCGCAACCGTCCTATGGGTGGTAACAACTGGAACAACGCCTCTTCAATGTTGTATTCATTCCCCAACACTGTAGATATTACCCGCTTCAAAGCAGGTAGTGATCAGTTTGGCAACATGATTTGGTACAACACAACCGGCAATCAGATTAACCCCTACTGGGCAAAGAGCAACAACTTGAACAGCGACATCCGTGATCGTTTCATTATGACGGCTTCTTTGAAGTACAACATTACCGATTGGATGGATGTAGAACTGAAAGGTGGTTCTGATATGTACACCAACAATAGTGATGCGAAGACCTATTCAGGTAGTCCTCTCACTACAACCGGCCGCTATAGCCTTGGTAAGTCTACCTTCAACGAAACCAACTACAGCGCTATGCTCAGTGCCCGCAAAAACAATTTGTTTGGCAAACTGGGTGGTAACGTAAGTGTTGGTGGTAACCTGATGAAGCAAAAAGCTTCTGGCCTTAGTAGTAATGCAGGTGAGTTGGAAGTTCCCAACTTGTTTAGCATCAACAACAGTAAGGGTACACCTGGTTTCTCGCAGAGCTACAGCGAACGTCGCATCAATTCAGTATACGGTACGTTCGGTGTAAACTGGGATGGTTATGTATTCCTCGATGCCACATTTAGAAATGACTGGTCTTCTACCCTGAGCAAAGCCAACCGTTCATTCTTCTATCCTTCTGTTAGCTTGTCTTATGTAGTTACAGACATGTTTGATAAAATGGGCGTTGACTTGCCGAAGTGGTTTACCTATGGTAAGCTTCGCGGTTCTTATGCTGCCGTGGGTAATGATATGGGACCTTACCAGTTGTACAATGTGTACGGTATTGGTCGCGACCCAAATGGTAACACCACTGCCAGCCGCAATGGCATTTTGTTTGATGCCAACGTGAAAAACGAGTTGATTAAATCTGTTGAAGCAGGTGCAGAATTGCGCTTTGTCAACAACCGCATTGGTGTCGATTTCACCTTCTACAAATCAAATGCTACCAACCAGTTGATCGACCTGCCTATGGACCCCACCAGTGGTTACAGTGCACGTAAAATCAATGCCGGTGATATTCAGAACAAAGGTTTTGAAATTATGGTGGATGGTCAGTTGATTCAAAACAAGCGTGGCTTTAACTGGAATATCAGTGCTAACTTTTCTCGCAACCGCAACCTCGTGAAGGACATTTACAGTGCTGGTAGTGTAACTCAATATCGCTTGGGCGGTTATGACGACGTAGGTATCCTGGCTGTGAAGGATGCATTGTATGGTGAAATCTACGGCAGCAAATTCTTGCGTGTAGAAGACAAGGGTAGTGCACAATATGGTCAGCTCATTTTGAGCAGTACCGGTTTGCCTCAGCGTGGTGCTCAAAACGTTCGTTTGGGTAACCAACAAGCTACAGGCCTCATGGGTATTACCAATACTTTTGGTTATAAAGGATTGACTTTTGCCTTCCTGGTGGATGCACGTTTCGGCGGCCAGATTTTCTCTGCTACACATGTATACCTGCAGGGCAATGGCTCTAGCAGTGTAACGGTGAAAGATGGCGACCGGAAGGACTTTGTAGTAGCAGGTGTAGTACCAGACGGCAGCGGTGGTTACAAAGCCAACACTGTGTCTACCACTCCTCAACTTTACTGGCAGGCTATTTCTCAAACCGGCAACCTCGGTATTTCTGAAGCCAACCTCTATGATGCCTCTAACATTCGTTTGCGTAACGTTCAGCTGAGTTATGACATTCCTAAGTCATTCCTGGGCAAGAACTTTATTCAGCGGGCTAAAGTGGGTGTGTCTTGCAACAACGTATGGTTAATCAAGAGTCACATGAATGGCCTCGACCCAGAATCTGTGTTTGCAACGGGTACCAATGCAACTGGTTTTGAAAACGCCAGTCCCCCCACCAATCGCACTTTCTTAATCAATCTTAGCCTCAGTTTCTAA
- a CDS encoding carboxypeptidase-like regulatory domain-containing protein, with amino-acid sequence MRMTPQALLFSLLLVMCSAIALAQQKRTVSGSVKDADGAAIAQATYLIKGTNVGGVTDATGRFTVSVEGNNAVLVISYIGFTTQEVEVGTQSNVSVVLQRSDAALGEVVVTSPWRKASEKIAGLCRAASKRFYPAGCP; translated from the coding sequence ATGAGAATGACACCCCAGGCGTTATTATTTAGCCTGCTGTTAGTGATGTGCTCTGCTATTGCATTGGCACAACAGAAACGAACCGTGAGCGGTTCTGTAAAAGATGCAGATGGCGCTGCCATTGCACAGGCCACGTATTTAATTAAAGGCACCAATGTAGGTGGTGTAACCGATGCTACCGGCCGGTTTACAGTGTCGGTAGAGGGCAACAATGCCGTGTTGGTGATTAGTTACATTGGCTTTACTACACAGGAAGTAGAAGTAGGAACACAAAGCAATGTAAGTGTTGTATTGCAGCGCAGCGATGCTGCATTGGGCGAAGTAGTGGTAACAAGCCCTTGGCGTAAAGCGTCAGAAAAAATCGCTGGGCTATGCCGTGCAGCAAGTAAAAGGTTCTACCCTGCTGGATGCCCGTGA